Below is a genomic region from Streptomyces sp. NBC_00461.
TGCTCCGGCTGAGTCCGTCCCGCCCAGGCGTGAGGTGCCCCGGTCTCGTAGGCGGCGCAGGCGCGGCGTAACGTGGACGTGTCCGGGTGTCGTCCCCCGTCGGGGATGCACCGGGCACGAGGACGGGGAGTGTCCGATGCGGGCGGATGGTGGAATGTGATGCGGAAGCTGCATGGCGGTGCCAACGGCCAGGTGTTCCGGATCACCGGCGCACGGACGAGCCTGGACGAGGACGTGCGCGGGCGGCAGCGCCGCTACATCATCTCGATGTCGATCCGAACGGTGGCGGTAATCCTCGCGGCCACGCTGTGGAACGTCGAACGGCACGTCGCGATCGTGGCGTTGGTGCTCGGGGCGGCTCTTCCCTACATCGCCGTGGTGATCGCGAACGCGGGACGGGAGAACGCGCCATCGCTTCCGTCGACGTTCGTGAACGCCCCGATGCGTCCGATGATTGCGCCGAAGGGGACGAACGACGGTTTCGCGGAACCGAACCCGGAAGATGTCGCGGCCGAGCCCGCACCGGGTGCACGAAGCAAACCGCACGACCGCGCGTGAGCGCTGCGGCAGCGTCCAGGACGGCAGTCGACTCCGCGCCAAGCTCAAGAAAAGCTCAGATCAATCATGCTGTTCCAGTGCCGGGCGACAGGTTCCCCGTGACATACTTCGTACGCGCTCCGCATCCCCCGTCGGAGCGACAGACCGACGCCGGGCAGCTCCCCCCGTGGCTGCTCGGCGTCGCCTTGTTCAGCGCCTTTTCCGGCCCGCCTGTGAGACGAATCCGTGAGTGACGAGACCCCGATCTGCTCCGCAAAGGGCTGCCGTACCGACGCCGTGTGGGTGCTCGCGTGGAACAACCCGAAGATCCACACTCCGGAGCGGCGCAAGACGTGGCTGGCGTGTGAGGAGCACCGGGAACACCTGTCGCAGTTCCTCGGAGTGCGGGGCCTCCTGAAGGACGTCGTGAAGCTCGACGACTGGGAAGCGCCCGAGGGTTCCGAGGGTTCCTAGTGCTCCAGCACTAACCGCCGATCGCCGACATCGGGCGGTCCGGCTGGACGAAGGACGGGTCGTCCAGGCCCGCGCCCGCCTTCTTGCCCCACATGGCCAGTCGCCAGATGCGGGCGATCTCCTCGTCCGGGGCGTCGGAGCGCAGGGCGGCGCGCAGGTCCGTCTCCTCCTGCGCGAACAGGCAGGTGCGTATCTGGCCGTCGGCCGTGAGGCGGGTGCGGTCGCAGGCCGCGCAGAACGGGCGGGTGACGGAGGCGATGACGCCGACGCGGTGCGGGCCGCCGTCGACGATCCAGCGCTCGGCGGGGGCCGAGCCGCGCTCCTGGGAGCCTTCTGCGGTCAGCTCGAAGCGGGTGCGCAGCGAGGTGAGGATGTCGCCCGCGGTCACCATGCCCTCGCGCTTCCAGCCGTGCTGGGCGTCCAGGGGCATCTGCTCGATGAAGCGCAGTTCGTAGTCGTGCTCGACCGCCCAGGCGAGCAGGTCCGGGGCCTCGTCCTCGTTCAGGCCGGGCATCAGAACGGTGTTGACCTTGACCGGGGTCAGGCCCGCGGCGCGGGCAGCCTCCAGGCCGTCGATGACGTCCTTGTGCCGGTCCCGGCGGGTGAGGGTCTTGAAGACGGCCGGGCGCAGGGTGTCGAGGGAGACGTTCACCCGGTCCAGGCCCGCCTCCTTCAGGGCGGTCGCGGTGCGCCTGAGGCCGATGCCGTTCGTCGTCAGGGACATCTGGGGGCGGGGGCGCAGGGCGGCGACCCGCTCGACGATGCCGACCAGACCCGGGCGCAGCAGGGGTTCACCGCCGGTGAAGCGGACCTCCTCGATGCCCAGTGAGGTGACGGCGATGTCGATCAGGCGGACGATCTCGTCGTCGGTGAGCAGATCAGGCTTGGCCAGCCACTGCAGGCCCTCTTCGGGCATGCAGTACGTACATCGCAGATTGCACCGGTCGGTCAGCGAGACCCGCAGGTCGGTGGCCACTCGGCCGTAGGTGTCGATGAGCACGTGGGCCCCCTCCCTCGTAGCGGATCAGTACGGATCAGTGTGGATCAGTTGTCTCCCGTCACCTGCGAGCCTACGTGACACCGCTGACAACGACATCGGCCCGATCCCACGAGGTACGACGCGGCCGCGTCGTAGGGATCTACGACGCGGCCGCTCGGGGGGACGGACTGCGCGGGCTGTCAGTGGGCGCCCGTGCCGGTCAGGGACCGGACCTCCAGTTCGGCGTACTTGTCGGTGTTCGGCTCCTCCTTGGACAGGTAGGTGCCGATGACGCCCAGCAGGAAGCCGACCGGGATCGAGATGAGGCCCGGGTTCTCCAGCGGGAACCAGTGGAAGTCGACGTCGGGGAACATCGACGTCTCCTTGCCGGAGACCACCGGCGAGAACAACACGAGGCCGACCGCTGTGATCAGGCCGCCGTAGATCGACCACAGGGCTCCGGAGGTGGTGAACCGCTTCCAGAAGAGGCTGTAGAGGATGGTCGGCAGGTTGGCGGAGGCGGCGACCGCGAAGGCGAGGGCGACGAGTCCCGCCACGTTCAGGTCGCGGGCCAGGGCCCCGAGGCAGATCGAGACGGCGCCGATCGCGACCGTCGCCCAGCGGGCCGAGCGCAGTTCCTGCTTCTCGGTGGCCTGGCCCTTCTTGATGACGTTCGCGTAGATGTCGTGGGCGAACGACGAGGACGAGGCCAGGGTCAGGCCGGCGACGACCGCGAGGATCGTGGCGAAGGCGACCGCGGAGATGGAGGCGAGCAGGATGGCGCCCCAGTTGGAGTCGACGCCGCCCAGATGGAGCGCCAGCAGGGGCGCGGCCGTGTTGCCCGCCTTGTTGGAGGCGATGATCTCGTCCGGCTTGATGAGGGCCGCGGCGCCGAAGCCCAGCGCGAGCGTCATCAGGTAGAAGGCGCCGATCAGGCCGATCGCCCAGTTCACGGACTTACGGGCGGCCTTGGCCGTGGGCACCGTGTAGAAGCGGATCAGGATGTGCGGCAGGCCCGCGGTGCCGAGGACCAGGGCGATGCCCAGGGAGATGAAGTCGAGCTTGGTCGTGGAGGTCGCGCCGTACTTGAGGCCCGGCTCCAGGAAGGGTGTGCCCTTGCCGCTGTTGGACGCGGCCGAACCGAGCAGGTCGGAGATGTTGAAGTGGAACTTCAGCAGCACCAGGAAGGTGAGCAGCAGGGCGCCCGCGATCAGCAGGACGGCCTTGACCATCTGCACCCAGGTGGTGCCCTTCATGCCGCCGATCGTGACGTACACGATCATCAGGACGCCGACCAGGGCCACGATGCCGATCTTGCCCGCGTCGCTGGTGATGCCGAGCAGCAACGAGACGAGAACGCCGGCGCCCGCCATCTGGGCCAGCAGGTAGAAGATCGACACGACGATCGTGGAGGTGCCGGCCGCCGTACGGACCGGGCGCTGGCGCATCCGGTACGCGAGGACGTCGCCCATCGTGTAGCGCCCGGAGTTGCGCAGCGGTTCGGCGACCAGGAGCAGGGCGACCAGCCAGGCGACCAGGAAGCCGATGGAGTACAGGAAGCCGTCGTACCCGAAGAGGGCGATGGCGCCCGCGATGCCCAGGAAGGACGCGGCGGACATGTAGTCGCCGGAGACCGCGAGGCCGTTCTGGAAGGCGGTGAACTGCCGTCCGCCGGCGTAGAAGTCGGCGGCGTCCTTGGTCTGGCGGCCCGCCCACACGGTGATGACGAGGGTCGCGAGGACGAAGACCGAGAACAGGCCGATGATCAGCGGCCGGTGCTCGCTCGCCTCACCGGCGGCGAGCACGGTCTGTTGCGCGATGCTCATGCGTCGCCCTCCATACGGGACTTGATGGCCTCGGCCTTGGGGTCGAGCTTCGCGGCGGAGTACCGCGAGTACCACCAGGCGATGAGGAACGTGGTGAGGAACTGGGCGAGGCCGAGCACGAGGGCGACGTTGATGTTGCCGAACAGCTGGGTGCCCATGAAATCGTCCGCGTAGTTCGACAGCAGGACGTAGAGCAGGTACCAGGCGATGAAGGCGACGGTCAGCGGGAAGGCGAAGGAGCGGTGGGCGCGGCGCAGTTCACCGAACTCCGCACTCTCCTGCTCCGCGACGAACTCCTCGGTCGACGGGAGCCGGGCTTGGGTTTTCGAGGGGGGAGGTGTCTCGGTGGCCACGGAGTCTCCTCGAGTTGCGGATGCGGTGTGTTACGGGGATCGGGGGCGAGTGTCCTAGTGCTCCCTGTCCAAGGTCACGGCGCCACGCGAGGGCGGGTTCAACTCGCTTGACCAGTTTCCGAACTCGCCTTGGGGAACTCATTGCTGACCAGCGGCTTCGGGGGATAACTTCTGCCTGCACCACCCGTCATGCACCTGCCCGAGCGCCACCGTGTCTCGGGCGGTTTCGTTTCCGGATGATGTGGAGATCCCATGGCTCATCTGCGTTCCAGACGCCGGCTCGCCCTCGCGGTGCCGGTCGCACTGTCGCTGACCGCCTCGCTCGGCTTCCTGCCGGCGGCCGCGCAGGCCGCCCCGCGCGCGCAGTCCACGGCCCCGTCGGCCGACGCGGAGAATTTCGCGTATCTCGTCAACACCAGGACGGACCGTCACACGGTCGAGTCGGTCAAGAAGGCGATCACCGCCGCCGGTGGCAGCGTCGTCGCCGCGTACGACAGGATCGGCGTGCTCGTCGCCCATTCCACGAACCCCGACTTCGCCCGCCGGATACGCACGGTGCGCGGCGTCCAGTCGGCGGGTGCCTCGCGTACGGCGCCGGTGACCGCCGCGGGGACGACGGACGAGGGAGCGGTCCAGTACCTCTCCAAGGCCGAGGCCGCGAAGGTCGCCAGGAGTTCGGCGACCGGCCAGGAGCCACTGGAGGCCGACCAGTGGGACCTCAGGGCGATCGGCGCCGACAAGGCTGCCGGGATCGACCCGGGCAGCAAGAAGGTGACCGTCGCCGTCATCGACACCGGCGTGGACGACACCCACCCGGACATCGCGCCCAACTTCTCCGCCTCGCAGTCCGCGAACTGCGCGAGCGGCAAGGCGGACACCACCTACGGCTCCTGGCGGCCGGTGAACGACGGCAACCACTACCACGGCACGCACGTGGCCGGCGAGATCGCCGCGGCCCGCAACGGCATAGGCGTCGCGGGTGTCGCACCCGGCGTGAAGGTCGCGAGCATCACCGTGGCACAGCCGGACGCGAACTCGCTGTTCTTCCCGGAGAGCGTCGTGTGCGCCTTCGTGTTCGCCGCCGATCACGGCGTCGAAGTCACCAACAACAGCTATTACGTTGACCCATGGCTGTACAACTGCATGGACGACCCCGATCAACGTGCCATCGTTGATTCGGTCAACAGGGCCCAGCTGTACGCACAACGCAAGGGCACGCTCAATGTCGCCTCGGCGGGCAACTCCAATGACGACCTCGATTCGAACGCCCTCACCGACGCGTCCAGCCCCGACGACTCGACCCCGGCGACCCGCACGGTCGACCCGCACGAGTGCTTCGACGTACCGACGCAGCTGCCGGGTGTCGTCACGGTGAGCGCGACGGGCGTCACCGGCGCCAAGTCGTACTACTCCAGCTACGGTGACGGCGTCATCGACGTCGCGGCGCCGGGCGGGGACAAGTACAAGGCGGCGGACACGCCGTCGAAGGACGGCCGCATCCTGTCGACTCTGCCGAACAACCAGTACGGCTATCTCCAGGGCACGTCGATGGCCTCGCCGCACGTCGCGGGTGTCGCCGCGCTGCTCAAGTCGGCGCACCCGCACGCGTCCCCGGCCCGTCTGCAGGCGCTCCTCAAGGCGCAGGCCGACAACCCGGGCTGCCCGACCGGCCCGTACGACGGCAACGGCGACGGTGTCGTCGACGCCACCTGCGTGGGCGGCAAGCGGGTCAACGGCTTCTACGGCTTCGGCATCGTCAACGCACTGCGCGCGGTGAAGTAGGACCTGCGCGAGCGAGGTGAAGGGCCGGACGGGCACCCCCGTCCGGCCCTTCCTCATGACACAGGCCAGGGTCGGTCCACGTCGGGACGGTATCGGCCGGTGTCGACTTCCGCTCACATATTGATTGAATCAATACTGCATAGTGTTGTCATGACTGACATCAACAGCATCAAGTCGGCGTGGTCGGCGCTGGGCGGAGATCCCGTCCTCGCCTCACGAGTCACCGTCGTCGTGCGCCGGGGAGCGCTCGAAGCGCGGCTTCCGGTGCGGGAGTTGGCGCGGGGGTGCGTCGGAGCGTGTGCGTTGGCCGCTGCGGAGTTGGGGGCTCGGCGGGGCGGGCCGACGGAGGTGCCGGGGGTGGTGGTGGACGACGGGGCCGTCGCCGCGGCCTTCCACAGTGAGCGGGTTCTGCTGGTCGACGGGCGGGCGCCGGTCGGCTTCGCGCCCTTGTCGCGGTTCTGGCGGACGGCGGACGGGTGGGTGCGGACACACGCGAACTATCCGCACCACCGGGCCCGGCTGCTGGACGTGGTGGGGGCGTCCGAGGACGTGGGCGCCGTCGGGGCGGCCCTCGCCGAGCGGTCCGCGGTCGACGTCGAGGAGGCCGTGTACGCGGCCGGAGGGCTGGCCGTGGCCCTGCGGACGCCCAAGGAGTGGGCCGCGCACGAGCAGGCGGCCGCCGTGTCCGCGCGGCCCCTGGTGGAGCGCGAGCGGCTCGACTCCGCGCCCGGGCGTGTGCTCACGCCGGTCGACGGGTCTCCCCTGCTGCCCGCCGCCGGGCTGCGCGTCCTGGACCTGACCCGGGTCCTCGCGGGCCCGGTCGCCACCCGCACACTCGCTCTGCTGGGCGCGGACGTACTGCGCGTCGATCCGCCGCAGTTGCCCGAACTGCCCGACCAGCACGCCGACACCGGGTTCGGGAAGCGGTCGGCGACCCTCGACCTGGCGGCGGACCGGGGGATCTTCGAGGATCTGCTCGCCAAGGCCGACGTCGTCGTCACCGGGTATCGGCCGGGTGCCCTCGACCGGTTCGGGCTGTCGGCGCAGGCACTGGCCGAGCGGCGCCCGGGGATCGTCGTCGCGCAGGTGTCCGCCTGGGGCGCGTACGGGCCCTGGGGGGACCGGCGTGGCTTCGACAGCCTGGTGCAGGTGGCCTCGGGGATCGCCGACACCGAAGGCTCCCAGGAGCGGCCGGGTGCGCTGCCCGCGCAGGCTCTCGACCACGGCACGGGCTATCTGCTCGCAGCCGCGGTGCTGCGAGCGCTGACCGAGCAGTCGTACGAGGGCGGGAGCCGGTTCGTCCGGCTGGCGCTGGCGCGGACGGCTCAGTGGCTCGTGCACGGCATCGAGGCCGGCGCCGCCGGGGACGAGGCGTACGACGGGCCCGGGCCCTGGCTCGCCGGGACGGACAGCCCGCTGGGCCGGCTGCGGTACGCGCTGCCGCCGGTGTCCTTCGCGGGCGGGCCCGTCGACTGGGCGCGGCCGCCAATGCCCTGGGGTACGGATCCCGCGCGGCGACTCTGAGTTCCGGGGCGACCGAAAACGTACCCATGGGTGGAATGCCGTACGGCCAGTTGTTCGCCTTCACTTGCCCGGTTATGCGACGGCTGGTGAAGATCTTGAGGTGACCTTGATGAGACGACCGGCCGAGGCGGCCGACGCGAGCGGGCCGGTACGGCGTCCCGGTGCCGGCCGGGCCGTCGCCGTCCTCGTCCTGGTGGCGCTGGCGGCGCTGATACCGCTGCTCGGCCCGTCCGCCACGCTGCACGGCACCGGGGAGGCCGCCGCACCCGGTGTCGGCGGCATCGCGCTGCTGCGGGCGGTGCTGTTCGCCGCGCTGTGCGTCCCGGTGGGCGAACTCTTCGTGAACCGTCTGGCCCGTTCGCTGCCCGGCGCCCCCGCGGACGCGCCCCGCAGCTGGGCCCCGTACGCGGCCGCCGCCGGTTTCGTCGCGGCCCTGGGGCTGGCGTCGGTGGTGGCCACGGGCAACCTGGTGCCGCACAGCCTCGCCGAGATCGACGTGGGCGGCCTGTCCGACTCACGGGACGGCAGGCTCGCGCTCGTCGAGGTCAACGGCTTCCTGGCGGCCGGCCTGTGTGCCCTGTCGGGCCGTCCGGCGACCCGGGCGTGGCCGCTGGCCGCCGTGGTCGTGGCGGAAGCGCTGCGGGCGCATCCCGCGACCGAGCACGACCCGCTGCTCGGGGCGGGGCTGACGCTGGTTCACCTGACGTGCGCGACGCTGTGGGCGGGCGGTCTGCTGCACGCACTGCGCACGCTGCGCCGGTGGGGGCCGTCGGAGGCGGGCCCTGCCCTGCTGGGGCTCTACGCGCGCGTGGCGGCCGTTCTGCTCGCCGTCATCACCGCGACCGGGGTGTGGAGTTCGCTGCGCCGCATGCCGTCCCACACGATCCTCGACCAGCTGACGACGACGGCGTACGGGCGCACCCTGCTCGCCAAGGTGATCCTCGTGGCCGCCGTCATCGTGCTCGCGCTGTGGGCGCGGGTCCGGCTGCGCCGCGCCCCCGATCCGCTGACCGCCTGCGGTCCCGCGCGGGCAGAGGTCGTCACTCTGGGGGTGGTGGTCGTGGTGTCGGGGCTGCTGACGGCGCTGCCGCTGCCCATCAGATGGTGAATGCCGGCGGACGCCCGGACGGTGAACGTCAGTTCGTCACCAGCACCTTGAGTGCTGTGCGCTCGTCCATCGCCTTGTAGCCGTCGGGGACGCCCTCCAGACCGACCGTCATGTCGAAGACCGGCGAGGCGTCGACGGTGCCGTCCAGGACGTCGGGCAGCAGCTCCGGGATGTAGGCGCGGACCGGTGCGACGCCGCCGCGCAGCGCGATGTTCCGGTCGAACATGACGCCGAGGTCAAGACCGGTGCCGCTGCCGTGCGGCACGCCGACGAAGCCGATCGCGCCGCCGTCGCGGGTGATGTTGACCGCCGTACGCATGGACTGTTCCGTACCGACGGCCTCGACGACCGCGTGCGCGCCCTGTCCGCGCGTGAGTTCGCGTACGGCCTCGACGGCTTCGTCCCCGCGTGCGGCGACGACGTCGGTGGCGCCGAAGCGGCGCGCGATGTCCGTGCGGACCTGGTGGCGGCCCAGCGCGATGATCCGCTCCGCGCCGAGGCGCCGGGCGGCGAGCACCGCGCACAGGCCGACGGCTCCGTCGCCGACCACGGCGACCGTGGCTCCCGGGCGGGCGCCCGCGCCGAGCACCGCGTGATGACCGGTGCCGAGCACGTCGGAGAGTGTGAGCAGGGAGGACAGCAGGTGGTCGTCGGAGGCGGCGTCCTTGGGGAGCTGTACGAGGGTGCCGTCGGCGAACGGCACGCGGACGGCCTCGCCCTGGCCGCCGTCGTGTCCGACGGCGCCCCAGAAGCCGCCGTGCTCGCAGGAGGTGGTGAGGCCCTCGCGGCAGTGGTCGCAGACACCGTCGGACCACATGAAGGGCGCGACCACGAGGTCACCACGGCGCACGCTGTCCACCTCGGAGCCGGTCTCCTCGACGATGCCGAGGAACTCGTGTCCGATCCGCTGCCCCGGCTGCCGGGCCGCCTCGCCGCGGTAGGCCCACAGGTCGCTGCCGCAGATGCAGGCGCGCAGCACCCGCACCACGGCGTCGGTGGGCAGCTGCACCACGGGCTCGGGCACGTCCTCCACACGCATGTCGTACGGGGCGTGGATGGTGGTGGCGCGCATGGCGAGGATCCTTCTCGTGCGGTGGTGTGGCTGCGCTCAGGGGTGGCGAGCGCACTTCACCGTACGTCGCGGGGCGGGGCAGCCGCGCATCGAGGTCCGTGGACGGGGCGGTCAGACCCCGGCCACCCCCAGCAGCCTCCCCGCCGCGTAGGTGACCCCCATCGCCAGGGCTCCGCCCACCGCGTTCCGCAGGACCGCACGCCCAGGTGCCGCGGAGCCGAGCCGTGCGCTGGACCAGCCGGTGAGGGCGAGAGCGGCCAGTACCGACACCACCGTGACCCACAGCCGCCAGTCCGACGGCGGCAGCACGATCGCCAGCAGCGGCAGCAGTGCCCCCACGGTGAACGCCAGGAAGCTCGCCCACGCCGCGTGCCACGGATTGGTCAGCTCGTCGGGATCGATGCCGAGCTCCACGCGCGCGTGCGCACGGAGCGGGTCGCGTTCCGTCAGCTGCTCGGCGGCCTCCCTGGCCACCTCGCGCGACATCCCCCGCTCCTGGAGCAGCTGGGTCAGTTCCTCCAGCTCGGCCTCAGGCTGCTCGCGCAGCTCCCGCCGCTCCAGGGCGAGGGCCGCCATCTCCGAGTCCCGCTGGGTGGAGACGGACACGTACTCGCCCGCGGCCATCGACATCGACCCGGCGAGCAGGCCCGCGAGCCCCGCGGTGAGCAGCGCCGAGCGGTTGTCGGTCGCACCGGCCACGCCGACGACGAGACCCGCGGTGGACACGATGCCGTCGTTCGCGCCCAGGACGGCAGCCCGCAGCCAGTTCAGCCGCGTGCCCAGCGAGCCCCCGTGCGCCTCGTCGTGCGTTGGTTCCATCACCCGGGGAGGATCCCACCCCGGGTCTCACCCCACCCGCAGCGACGCCCCTTTCGCGAACGCCGGGCTCGTCGCGTCGGCCGGCGGCGTTGCCAGCGGCCCGGCCAGTTCCGCCACGGCCGGCCCCACCTTCGCCGCGATCGGGTCCAGCAGGTCCAGGTCGAAGCCGTACACGCGGGCCGCGTTGCCGCCCGCACCGCGGCCCTGGCAGACTTCCTGCACACCCACAACCACCATCGCTGCCACACCGCACTCGGCGGCCGGCCACCCATCAGCCGCGTCAACAACGCTACGGGTCAATACACCTAGGCGCTCACCCGTTCCACGGCCTTGCCGCGTTGGCCGCTCGTTTCTCGCCGATCGTGATGCCGAGCAGACGGCGGACCGGCAGGTCGGCCACCGGGTCATCCATGGACTCGCGCAGCACGACGTCCCCGGTGACGCGCTCCAGCCGGCGCACCTTCTCCTCGCGCAGGCAGTGCACGAGCACCGGGCCCGCGTCGAAGCCCGAACCGTCCACCGCGGGAAGGAACTTGAAGTAGAAGTCGGTCTTCCGGCTCGGCTCCGGCAGCGGCAGGTCCTCGCTCACCGCGCCGCGCACCTCGACGAAGGCGATGGAGTGCCGGGCGAGCGAGGCGTGGACGACGAGGCCGTCACGCTCGAGAGTCACCTCGCCGAGCTTCTTGGCTCCCCGAAGACCTCGCGGCCGCCGGTGAGGGCCCGCTCCTGGGTCATCGGCATGACGAGCGGATACCAGCCGTCGACGCCGGCGTGCGAGGCGGCGACCGCGAACGAGCCCGCACCGAGCGGGTATCCGGGCAGCTCGACCTTGCTGATGCTCACCCGGGCCAGCCGCCGGCCCGTGGGTTTCAGGGGCGGCGGCAGGACCGCCGCGAGGGCGTCCGGGTCGGTCTCCCAGAGGGCCACCACACCGGTGGACCAGATGTCGGGAAGCCGTGCGCTCGCTGTGCGCGCGGCGGCGATCTCCGCCTCGGTCCGTGCGCCGTACCGTACGCGTGCCATACGCCGCACCGCCCCTCCGTCGACCGTCACACGCCGGGCGGGCAGCACGCTTGCACCGGGTGCCGAAAGGGTCCATAGCCGTGGGCACAGACATTCGCGCCATTCGCGGCACCCGAACAGACGGGCGCGCAAGGGCACCTGACGGACAGGACTGTCAGTGGCGGCCCGTATCCTCAGGGACCATGCTCGAAGACCTGACGACCGCC
It encodes:
- a CDS encoding DUF3099 domain-containing protein, encoding MRKLHGGANGQVFRITGARTSLDEDVRGRQRRYIISMSIRTVAVILAATLWNVERHVAIVALVLGAALPYIAVVIANAGRENAPSLPSTFVNAPMRPMIAPKGTNDGFAEPNPEDVAAEPAPGARSKPHDRA
- the moaA gene encoding GTP 3',8-cyclase MoaA; protein product: MLIDTYGRVATDLRVSLTDRCNLRCTYCMPEEGLQWLAKPDLLTDDEIVRLIDIAVTSLGIEEVRFTGGEPLLRPGLVGIVERVAALRPRPQMSLTTNGIGLRRTATALKEAGLDRVNVSLDTLRPAVFKTLTRRDRHKDVIDGLEAARAAGLTPVKVNTVLMPGLNEDEAPDLLAWAVEHDYELRFIEQMPLDAQHGWKREGMVTAGDILTSLRTRFELTAEGSQERGSAPAERWIVDGGPHRVGVIASVTRPFCAACDRTRLTADGQIRTCLFAQEETDLRAALRSDAPDEEIARIWRLAMWGKKAGAGLDDPSFVQPDRPMSAIGG
- a CDS encoding solute symporter family protein, translated to MSIAQQTVLAAGEASEHRPLIIGLFSVFVLATLVITVWAGRQTKDAADFYAGGRQFTAFQNGLAVSGDYMSAASFLGIAGAIALFGYDGFLYSIGFLVAWLVALLLVAEPLRNSGRYTMGDVLAYRMRQRPVRTAAGTSTIVVSIFYLLAQMAGAGVLVSLLLGITSDAGKIGIVALVGVLMIVYVTIGGMKGTTWVQMVKAVLLIAGALLLTFLVLLKFHFNISDLLGSAASNSGKGTPFLEPGLKYGATSTTKLDFISLGIALVLGTAGLPHILIRFYTVPTAKAARKSVNWAIGLIGAFYLMTLALGFGAAALIKPDEIIASNKAGNTAAPLLALHLGGVDSNWGAILLASISAVAFATILAVVAGLTLASSSSFAHDIYANVIKKGQATEKQELRSARWATVAIGAVSICLGALARDLNVAGLVALAFAVAASANLPTILYSLFWKRFTTSGALWSIYGGLITAVGLVLFSPVVSGKETSMFPDVDFHWFPLENPGLISIPVGFLLGVIGTYLSKEEPNTDKYAELEVRSLTGTGAH
- a CDS encoding DUF485 domain-containing protein is translated as MATETPPPSKTQARLPSTEEFVAEQESAEFGELRRAHRSFAFPLTVAFIAWYLLYVLLSNYADDFMGTQLFGNINVALVLGLAQFLTTFLIAWWYSRYSAAKLDPKAEAIKSRMEGDA
- a CDS encoding S8 family serine peptidase, whose product is MAHLRSRRRLALAVPVALSLTASLGFLPAAAQAAPRAQSTAPSADAENFAYLVNTRTDRHTVESVKKAITAAGGSVVAAYDRIGVLVAHSTNPDFARRIRTVRGVQSAGASRTAPVTAAGTTDEGAVQYLSKAEAAKVARSSATGQEPLEADQWDLRAIGADKAAGIDPGSKKVTVAVIDTGVDDTHPDIAPNFSASQSANCASGKADTTYGSWRPVNDGNHYHGTHVAGEIAAARNGIGVAGVAPGVKVASITVAQPDANSLFFPESVVCAFVFAADHGVEVTNNSYYVDPWLYNCMDDPDQRAIVDSVNRAQLYAQRKGTLNVASAGNSNDDLDSNALTDASSPDDSTPATRTVDPHECFDVPTQLPGVVTVSATGVTGAKSYYSSYGDGVIDVAAPGGDKYKAADTPSKDGRILSTLPNNQYGYLQGTSMASPHVAGVAALLKSAHPHASPARLQALLKAQADNPGCPTGPYDGNGDGVVDATCVGGKRVNGFYGFGIVNALRAVK
- a CDS encoding CoA transferase; translated protein: MTDINSIKSAWSALGGDPVLASRVTVVVRRGALEARLPVRELARGCVGACALAAAELGARRGGPTEVPGVVVDDGAVAAAFHSERVLLVDGRAPVGFAPLSRFWRTADGWVRTHANYPHHRARLLDVVGASEDVGAVGAALAERSAVDVEEAVYAAGGLAVALRTPKEWAAHEQAAAVSARPLVERERLDSAPGRVLTPVDGSPLLPAAGLRVLDLTRVLAGPVATRTLALLGADVLRVDPPQLPELPDQHADTGFGKRSATLDLAADRGIFEDLLAKADVVVTGYRPGALDRFGLSAQALAERRPGIVVAQVSAWGAYGPWGDRRGFDSLVQVASGIADTEGSQERPGALPAQALDHGTGYLLAAAVLRALTEQSYEGGSRFVRLALARTAQWLVHGIEAGAAGDEAYDGPGPWLAGTDSPLGRLRYALPPVSFAGGPVDWARPPMPWGTDPARRL
- a CDS encoding copper resistance D family protein, whose translation is MRRPAEAADASGPVRRPGAGRAVAVLVLVALAALIPLLGPSATLHGTGEAAAPGVGGIALLRAVLFAALCVPVGELFVNRLARSLPGAPADAPRSWAPYAAAAGFVAALGLASVVATGNLVPHSLAEIDVGGLSDSRDGRLALVEVNGFLAAGLCALSGRPATRAWPLAAVVVAEALRAHPATEHDPLLGAGLTLVHLTCATLWAGGLLHALRTLRRWGPSEAGPALLGLYARVAAVLLAVITATGVWSSLRRMPSHTILDQLTTTAYGRTLLAKVILVAAVIVLALWARVRLRRAPDPLTACGPARAEVVTLGVVVVVSGLLTALPLPIRW
- a CDS encoding zinc-dependent alcohol dehydrogenase family protein, which translates into the protein MRATTIHAPYDMRVEDVPEPVVQLPTDAVVRVLRACICGSDLWAYRGEAARQPGQRIGHEFLGIVEETGSEVDSVRRGDLVVAPFMWSDGVCDHCREGLTTSCEHGGFWGAVGHDGGQGEAVRVPFADGTLVQLPKDAASDDHLLSSLLTLSDVLGTGHHAVLGAGARPGATVAVVGDGAVGLCAVLAARRLGAERIIALGRHQVRTDIARRFGATDVVAARGDEAVEAVRELTRGQGAHAVVEAVGTEQSMRTAVNITRDGGAIGFVGVPHGSGTGLDLGVMFDRNIALRGGVAPVRAYIPELLPDVLDGTVDASPVFDMTVGLEGVPDGYKAMDERTALKVLVTN
- a CDS encoding VIT1/CCC1 transporter family protein — encoded protein: MMEPTHDEAHGGSLGTRLNWLRAAVLGANDGIVSTAGLVVGVAGATDNRSALLTAGLAGLLAGSMSMAAGEYVSVSTQRDSEMAALALERRELREQPEAELEELTQLLQERGMSREVAREAAEQLTERDPLRAHARVELGIDPDELTNPWHAAWASFLAFTVGALLPLLAIVLPPSDWRLWVTVVSVLAALALTGWSSARLGSAAPGRAVLRNAVGGALAMGVTYAAGRLLGVAGV